The DNA region GCACGGCGCACGCGAGCGCGAGCACCGCCCCCCATCGCGCCATCCGGCCCGCCCGCATCGCCGCCCGCCGACCGCTACCGCACGAGCATCGGGCGCAGCGGGCCGGTGCCGAACCAGCCGCAGCCGATCACGCCGGACTCGTCGTCCACCTCGTCGCAGAGGAACTCGACGTCGATGTAGGAGTTGCTGGCGCCGCCGCAGACCATGCGCACGAACCGGAACGTCGCGAAGCCGATCACCTGGTGCGTCTGGTTGAAGCGCGGCGGGCACTCGCCGTCCACCACCGGCGCCCGGATCTCGAGGGGCTGCGTGCAGGTGCCCGTGGCGTCGGCCCGGCAGTAGCGATCGAAGGTCGGCTGGTTGTTCTCGGCGCCGCACAGCGTGGTCGAGCCCTGCTGGCCGTTGCTGATGTTGACGAGGTCGCCCGCCTGCAGGTTCCGGCACAGCGCCCCGGAGATGATGTTGCGGTACGTCTGGGTGTTGGCCGAGTCGAGCGACAGCGACGAGAGGCCGGCGGTGTCGGTGCCGTCCGGGCTGAAGTGGATGCGCAGCGTCCGGCCGCAGGCGAGCTGGTACGTGTCGGGGTCCTCGATGCCGCAGGCGAAGAACGCGAGCGGCGCGTCCGGGCACGAGTCCTCGCACGGGCCGCCGTTCACGGCGACCGCGTCGGCCCCCACGTTCATCTGGTCCGTGCTCACGAACCCGGAGAACGCCACCTCGACCGCGTTCGCCCGAGCGGCCTCTCGCCCGGCGCGCACGAGCACGGCGTTCACCCGGCGCGCGTCCTGCTCGGTCGCGATGGGGCTCACCGGCGTGAACGCCGTGGCGGGATCCGAGGAGAACGGATCCCAGTGCCCCGGGATCACGTCGGTCGCCGGCGTGATCTCCACCGGCATGGAGCGGTCGGTGATGTGCCGCTCGGTGAACTCGCTCGCCAGCGCGCCCGGCCTCCCCGCGAGCAGCGGGGCGAGGGTCCCGTCCAGCTCGGCGGCGCCCGCCAGCGCGCCGGCGTCCACCGCGCTCTGCAGCTGGCCGCGCACCGCCCGGCTGTGCCCCACGTTGAGCGCGAGCGCCAGGAACGCGCCCAGCACCACCACGACGATGGCGACCAGCACCGCCGTGACGCCGCGCTCGCCCCGCCTCGGGTCCGGACGTGCCATGCGGCCCTCCTAGTTGCCCGGGACGGACGGCGCCGGCCGCGCCGCCGCGCCGGCCTTCTGCGGGGCGACGATCAGCAGCTGCGGCTCCTGCTCCGGCCGCTCGCCCTTCGGGGACAGGCTGTTCCGGTACGAC from Anaeromyxobacter dehalogenans 2CP-C includes:
- a CDS encoding pilus assembly protein TadG-related protein; amino-acid sequence: MARPDPRRGERGVTAVLVAIVVVVLGAFLALALNVGHSRAVRGQLQSAVDAGALAGAAELDGTLAPLLAGRPGALASEFTERHITDRSMPVEITPATDVIPGHWDPFSSDPATAFTPVSPIATEQDARRVNAVLVRAGREAARANAVEVAFSGFVSTDQMNVGADAVAVNGGPCEDSCPDAPLAFFACGIEDPDTYQLACGRTLRIHFSPDGTDTAGLSSLSLDSANTQTYRNIISGALCRNLQAGDLVNISNGQQGSTTLCGAENNQPTFDRYCRADATGTCTQPLEIRAPVVDGECPPRFNQTHQVIGFATFRFVRMVCGGASNSYIDVEFLCDEVDDESGVIGCGWFGTGPLRPMLVR